The following are encoded in a window of Castanea sativa cultivar Marrone di Chiusa Pesio chromosome 5, ASM4071231v1 genomic DNA:
- the LOC142633985 gene encoding uncharacterized protein LOC142633985 yields the protein MASSTEKRKILEQDEHGAAKKTKVLVEDDHEAAKESKPTERVVLNPADCNLDFNIEGNGLQGSALYEQGFSYCWSGARANAGITRGKYCFGCKIISVQPVDMEDTAPDQHHVCRVGISRGDDNVGNLGETEHSFGFGGLGKFSSARKFLDYGEKFGIGDTIVCAVNLEDKPLACIGFSKNGKWLGIARQFNAGPKGLTVVDSPTRKLQWESALFPHILLKNVVVDLQFSVEEGLIPEEGYKPWASALKDGNAMMGPTFSKPSDCVLMMMVGLPASGKTTWAEKWVKEHPEKRYVLLGTNLILDQMKVPGLRRKPNYGERFDRLMDRATAIFNTLLPRAAKTPRNYIIDQTNVYKNARKRKLKPFAYFQKIAVVVFPKPEELKFRADKRFKEMGKEVPADAVNEMLANFVLPGRKDMPGSDEYFDQVIFVELNRAESQRHLDEMKNALAAAPNLNSNNSSPYSREGSIQPYTGFTPQHQGSLAATGGHWQSSYAPPPPYNYQGPNQVNTTYQGAKLQGRTGSYAEAYQGNQYPPVAIVAPPPGTYSSYESSIPRDNTGYSGSYAGTPSSGTAPNWGYGMGGPPYSRPKIEAMNAIPAVAIVPCRSSMVEHPPFGSASTTPFSHSSHGEHFSNIGGPGAALQAPRAPSYLPRPPPVTYGSPYGTPSPRPPYGSNPTDGQYTGGYAPPHPKYY from the exons ATTTCAATATCGAGGGCAATGGTCTCCAAGGATCTGCACTTTATGAGCAGGGGTTTTCTTATTGCTGGTCTGGTGCTCGTGCGAATGCTGGAATAACTCGAGGGAAATACTGTTTTGGTTGCAAAATTATTTCAGTGCAGCCAGTTGATATGGAGGACACTGCCCCTGACCAGCATCACGTTTGCCGTGTAGGCATTTCTAGAGGGGATGATAATGTGGGGAACCTCGGGGAAACTGAACACAGCTTCGGGTTTGGGGGCTTAGGAAAATTTTCTAGTGCAAGGAAATTTTTAGATTATGGTGAAAAGTTTGGGATTGGAGATACAATTGTGTGTGCTGTTAATCTTGAAGACAAACCATTGGCTTGCATTGGTTTCTCCAAGAATGGAAAATGGTTGGGCATTGCAAGGCAATTTAATGCTGGTCCAAAGGGTCTAACAGTGGTGGACTCTCCAACGAGAAAGTTACAGTGGGAATCAGCACTTTTTCCccatattttgttgaaaaatgttGTAGTAGATTTGCAATTTAGTGTTGAAGAGGGACTCATTCCTGAAGAAGGTTACAAACCTTGGGCTTCTGCTCTTAAGGATGGAAATGCAATGATGGGCCCTACTTTCTCTAAGCCAAGTGATTGTGTACTGATGATGATGGTTGGATTACCAGCTTCAGGCAAGACTACATGGGCAGAAAAATGGGTGAAGGAGCACCCTGAGAAGCGTTACGTTTTGCTTGGGACAAACCTTATTTTGGATCAAATGAAG GTGCCAGGGTTAAGACGTAAGCCAAATTATGGGGAACGATTTGATCGCCTAATGGATCGAGCTACTGCTATTTTTAATACCCTTTTACCTCGAGCAGCCAAAACACCTCGCAACTATATAATTGATCAAACAAATGTCTACAAGAATGCACGTAAACGCAAACTGAAACCATTTGCATACTTTCAGAAG ATAGCTGTTGTGGTGTTTCCAAAGCCTGAAGAGCTTAAGTTTCGTGCTGATAAAAGATTCAAAGAAATGGGAAAAGAGGTACCAGCTGATGCAGTTAATGAGATGTTAG CCAATTTTGTTTTGCCCGGGAGAAAGGATATGCCTGGTTCAGATGAGTATTTTGATCAG GTTATCTTTGTGGAACTCAATCGAGCAGAGTCTCAAAGACATTTGGATGAGATGAAGAATGCTCTTGCAGCTGCACCCAACTTGAACTCTAATAACTCTTCACCTTATTCTCGGGAAGGTTCCATCCAGCCATATACTGGGTTTACACCACAGCATCAAGGATCTTTGGCAG CAACTGGAGGACATTGGCAAAGCTCTTATGCACCTCCCCCTCCATATAATTATCAAGGGCCCAACCAA GTGAATACGACATATCAAGGGGCTAAACTACAAGGACGTACAGGATCATATGCTGAAGCATATCAAGGCAATCAATATCCTCCTGTAGCTATAGTAGCTCCTCCTCCTGGAACCTATTCAAGCTATGAGAGTTCAATTCCTAGAGATAATACTGGTTACTCTGGGAGTTATGCTGGTACTCCAAGTAGTGGGACTGCCCCTAACTGGGGTTATGGAATGGGTGGTCCCCCCTACAGCAGACCAAAAATTGAAGCCATGAATGCCATTCCTGCCGTTGCCATTGTCCCTTGCAGGAGTAGTATGGTTGAACACCCTCCATTTGGAAGTGCAAGTACGACGCCATTCTCACACAGCAGTCATGGTGAACATTTTAGCAACATTGGAGGTCCTGGAGCTGCTCTGCAGGCACCAAGAGCACCCTCATATTTGCCCAGGCCTCCCCCAGTGACATATG GTTCACCTTATGGAACTCCGAGTCCAAGACCTCCATATGGAAGTAATCCCACTGATGGGCAGTATACTGGAGGATATGCCCCGCCTCATCCAAAATACTACTAA
- the LOC142634339 gene encoding uncharacterized protein LOC142634339 — MEGNSIPNPKELRIAVLILPLCCFTVNMSFPVDSLSNLLSLISSSPLFSSIVSFYTLILLYFPHLFLRIVFSPVLILTGILLFTLLRLGAAQRLLENEFTDYTLHVQTDPPEKASKSKSQSQISEPEIAEQVTCRSETESEIKTGYHDPITCFEVSFSFVEWNVRAPLEVIYEEHEGEEAEEDPKDNYSDPNPTRQLERSSSLSLYYPESDSDDSSDEGDLGDFPAIGEWSSPESACFAWGEEDREGLIEIALDHGDKKCSGSTLGLDLDLDLGFHVEEENLIEIDISPTRNEEFFGEKLRFSDEVRYS; from the coding sequence atgGAAGGAAATTCAATTCCAAACCCAAAGGAATTGAGAATTGCTGTTCTTATTCTGCCTTTGTGTTGTTTTACCGTAAACATGAGTTTTCCTGTGGATTCGCTTTCCAACTTATTATCACTAATTTCCTCAAGCCCTCTTTTTTCAAGCATTGTCAGTTTCTACACCTTAATTCTCCTCTATTTCCCGCACCTTTTCCTGAGAATTGTTTTCTCGCCTGTGCTTATTCTTACCGGAATTCTCCTTTTCACTCTACTCCGTCTCGGTGCTGCTCAAAGATTGTTGGAAAATGAATTCACGGATTACACGTTGCATGTCCAAACAGACCCTCCAGAAAAAgcaagcaaaagcaaaagccaAAGCCAAATTAGCGAGCCGGAAATAGCGGAGCAGGTCACGTGCCGATCCGAAACAGAGTCCGAAATCAAAACGGGTTATCACGACCCGATCACGTGCTTCGAGGTCTCGTTCTCGTTCGTGGAATGGAATGTGAGAGCGCCGTTGGAAGTCATATACGAAGAGCACGAAGGCGAAGAGGCAGAGGAGGATCCGAAAGACAATTATTCGGATCCAAACCCGACCCGACAACTTGAGAGGTCTTCTTCGTTGTCATTGTACTACCCGGAATCGGACTCTGATGACTCGTCGGACGAAGGTGATCTCGGAGATTTTCCGGCGATCGGAGAATGGTCCTCGCCGGAGAGCGCGTGCTTCGCGTGGGGGGAGGAGGACAGAGAGGGCTTGATCGAGATTGCTTTGGATCATGGAGATAAGAAGTGTTCGGGTTCGactttgggtttggatttggatttggatttgggttttcaTGTTGAGGAGGAGAATTTGATTGAGATTGATATTTCTCCGACGAGAAACGAAGAATTTTTCGGCGAGAAATTAAGGTTTTCCGATGAGGTTAGGTACAGTTAA